One genomic segment of Nocardia spumae includes these proteins:
- a CDS encoding YbaB/EbfC family nucleoid-associated protein has product MADAEQEAARARNEALRLQVDSLLETFEQQRRELAEVQRQLAETTAEAWSSDGLVRVVANVAGVVLEVHLIPEAFKRSTPDKLGKSMAEAAQAAARQAAELSQRAFAPIQDVAGDVPDLSDIVPGAPSLKDLMSTLLPDPAAPGADERPEPPAFDDEDEDDYYRNRGYLQGDNR; this is encoded by the coding sequence ATGGCCGACGCCGAGCAGGAAGCGGCGCGGGCGCGCAACGAGGCACTACGCCTGCAGGTCGACTCGTTGCTGGAGACGTTCGAACAGCAGCGTCGTGAACTCGCAGAGGTGCAGCGGCAACTGGCGGAGACGACCGCCGAGGCCTGGTCGTCGGACGGTCTGGTGCGGGTGGTCGCCAACGTCGCCGGTGTCGTGCTGGAAGTCCATCTGATTCCGGAAGCGTTCAAGCGATCCACTCCCGACAAACTCGGCAAGTCGATGGCCGAAGCCGCCCAGGCCGCCGCCCGCCAGGCCGCCGAACTGTCGCAACGCGCCTTCGCCCCGATCCAGGACGTCGCCGGTGATGTACCCGACCTGTCCGACATCGTTCCGGGCGCGCCCAGCCTCAAAGACCTGATGAGCACACTTCTTCCCGATCCGGCCGCCCCCGGGGCGGACGAGCGGCCCGAGCCGCCGGCCTTCGACGACGAAGACGAAGACGACTACTACCGCAATCGCGGATATCTCCAGGGGGACAACCGGTGA
- a CDS encoding WXG100 family type VII secretion target: MSTFKVDPAALRATEPKYNDVSDRVITAVQSLKQIVEAEGECWGADEIGEKFAKGYVDPAGKAVTTGGNLGAILSSMAGNMASAAETLQQQDQSNAGSIAQTEF, encoded by the coding sequence GTGAGCACGTTCAAGGTCGATCCCGCCGCACTGCGGGCGACCGAACCGAAGTACAACGACGTCTCGGACCGGGTGATCACGGCCGTGCAGAGCCTGAAGCAGATCGTCGAGGCCGAGGGCGAATGCTGGGGGGCGGACGAGATCGGCGAGAAGTTCGCCAAGGGCTACGTCGACCCCGCGGGGAAAGCCGTCACCACCGGCGGCAATCTCGGCGCCATCCTCTCGAGTATGGCGGGCAATATGGCGTCGGCCGCCGAGACCCTGCAGCAGCAGGATCAATCCAATGCCGGGTCGATCGCTCAGACCGAATTCTGA
- a CDS encoding ADP-ribosyltransferase gives MHKYVARDNNGQIILPDPFYAGGYSPHLDRYQPTMEEISAARAHPPGESPHDVEVRRWEDHHAETPEATAPQENSPAAAHAPARETVPAHEAERPNSHDPAADRPASHPSDRPNENASTPRDHTTDPEHQPRRPETTAPRREPEPATPPRWAHHDPNFMANSMRPPEFMRRGANDPAGNHPHPAPRPEAHRPTDRPNTGSPHPNRPHPETRRPETPRAETPRPETPRPNRTHPENPRPNHRPGEPTTPRPEHGPRTRPENTGRPHPDPTPRRHPAAPPRDAAPSARPTGTRPEPNPSHPASHPPRHPNPVPDPNVGATHPSPNGHPPAHPAGGHDQQHSHSAPRDEGYLGRDGYRHFASDIAGEQYGEHQLGHVYAGLPEHLRQAVHAYTVQSLPNGFLRAPDPIGSVGQYFQHLHNESNGVHALAPLNGGRMPGTRAELEQMWRNPHATDAQRAWMHHTLSAPDVNARLREMWGNYERNQQLHSYFGEPPTVDAFRRRITAIDNALNHPLPEPVSAIRGVHDVSFLTAADGRPLGGRDPRALIGATQTEQGYMSTSLGANPTVVDGKPFEYRVRLDLPAGTHGLWMGRESAYPDQRELILPRQTQYRILDVTQTGWANGRPVYEIHAEVVPHSQPQHSPASATEHSNHSNSPGRETNRADTNPAGRRESSERGTDSAPAHRLVRPENPDSGTPATPGNRAPHPSATGHPPHTTPQPGRTEQPRTPGPTTTHPVGRAPAETTPAGQPHESPAVRNGEPPASHASDSSASAPSAAPRTTSPIDEQPTRGIEPAHPNSAARLGPEPHGRDSDTTPASTGQSHREPPARHDGETPSRNDHPANRNDAHHEAGRSPSEPAHREEQPSRTEAERSEHRSSNEADPRRVDETTGDQRRALRAYTDPDAHLYTDLNTRLRGGIDLDPAQHQLAQDISAALDNLPPHTGTVWRGTSLTPEEIARYVPGETVTEAAFTSTSRDPRRIFTGNVEFVVHSSTGRDISGHSLRPGEQEVLFDRNTTFEVRGVVHDPNAGLFGRTRIYLYETPPHVGDNPVEHPGDHEQPDADHTDEQPAHPADPEHPVAHGTDRTAIGDDPQTRRVYENLRNEGEHDVIVHGNRFGRPTPGHENETSPERVAEAIRNNPHYEPGTPVRLVSCHAGNEIGWAQQLANELGAPVRAPSDTVGVRQSPDSPAVVHDGGHWVTFHPGEPTQAPEPTHHEPTSDGESIRSTTDGRLDEWDIMDSGPPPEDSGGNEHRPGEDPDYPTLSEKTHQRVLDSDLFLRESGIDPTTVHGDLPSNHPERVRLAGVIANTRFPRQAGDLPARVARFVADSSTPGDPISFVDRYEYARAKFTEFQRQIDLSEKPANESGKAYAARMFNLSDVASDLSADMQEVAELGFHAATIEPDAMGDGLQDSVRQIEKLGFQEAAGAAYHAAKHIEELPIVERDGLSTIEAYHASAAQTVRTGTLVARETESDGTVKLVYHRSIIDGDENTKMEAIVKVAADGSARMASYGEPKAVK, from the coding sequence GTGCACAAGTACGTCGCCCGGGACAACAACGGGCAGATCATCCTTCCCGACCCGTTCTACGCCGGCGGCTACAGCCCGCATCTCGACCGCTACCAGCCCACCATGGAAGAGATCTCGGCGGCTCGCGCCCATCCACCGGGCGAGAGTCCGCACGACGTGGAAGTGCGCCGCTGGGAGGACCACCACGCCGAAACACCGGAAGCCACGGCCCCACAGGAAAACTCACCGGCCGCAGCACACGCACCGGCCCGGGAAACCGTGCCGGCGCACGAGGCCGAACGACCGAATTCCCACGATCCGGCCGCCGACCGACCGGCATCGCACCCGTCGGACCGCCCGAACGAAAACGCCTCCACCCCACGCGACCACACCACCGATCCCGAACACCAACCCCGCCGTCCGGAGACCACCGCACCGCGCCGTGAGCCCGAACCGGCCACCCCACCGCGCTGGGCCCACCACGACCCGAACTTCATGGCGAATTCGATGCGCCCACCGGAGTTCATGCGACGCGGCGCGAACGACCCGGCCGGCAATCACCCGCACCCGGCACCCCGTCCCGAAGCCCACCGGCCGACCGATCGGCCGAACACGGGATCGCCTCACCCGAACCGCCCGCACCCGGAAACTCGACGCCCCGAAACCCCACGCGCGGAAACCCCACGCCCGGAAACCCCCCGGCCCAACCGAACCCACCCGGAAAACCCCCGTCCGAACCACCGACCGGGCGAGCCGACCACCCCCCGCCCGGAGCACGGTCCCCGGACACGCCCGGAGAACACGGGGCGGCCCCATCCGGACCCCACCCCGCGCCGGCATCCCGCCGCACCCCCGAGAGACGCCGCACCGTCGGCTCGGCCGACAGGAACGCGGCCGGAACCCAATCCCTCGCATCCTGCGAGTCACCCGCCCCGGCATCCGAATCCAGTCCCCGATCCGAACGTTGGCGCAACGCATCCGTCTCCGAACGGCCATCCCCCAGCGCACCCGGCCGGTGGCCACGATCAGCAGCACAGTCACTCTGCACCCAGAGATGAGGGCTACCTGGGCAGAGACGGCTATCGTCACTTCGCCAGCGATATCGCGGGCGAACAGTACGGTGAGCACCAACTCGGCCACGTATACGCGGGCCTTCCGGAACATCTGCGCCAAGCTGTTCACGCCTACACCGTTCAATCGCTGCCGAACGGTTTTCTTCGCGCACCGGATCCGATCGGCAGCGTCGGACAGTACTTTCAGCATCTGCACAACGAAAGCAATGGCGTTCATGCACTGGCGCCCTTGAACGGCGGCAGAATGCCCGGAACGCGCGCGGAACTAGAGCAGATGTGGCGCAACCCGCACGCCACCGACGCGCAGCGGGCGTGGATGCATCACACCCTCAGCGCACCAGATGTCAATGCGCGACTACGCGAGATGTGGGGCAACTACGAGCGAAACCAGCAGCTGCACAGCTACTTCGGTGAGCCACCGACTGTCGACGCCTTCCGTCGCCGAATCACGGCGATCGACAACGCACTGAACCACCCACTTCCGGAGCCCGTCAGTGCAATCCGCGGCGTGCACGACGTCTCTTTCCTCACCGCCGCGGACGGGCGTCCTCTCGGGGGACGCGACCCTCGGGCGCTGATCGGCGCCACGCAAACCGAGCAGGGATATATGTCGACCTCGCTCGGCGCCAACCCTACTGTCGTGGACGGCAAACCGTTCGAATACCGTGTGCGACTCGATCTTCCGGCCGGGACGCACGGGCTCTGGATGGGACGTGAGAGTGCGTACCCGGACCAGCGTGAACTGATACTGCCCCGCCAGACGCAGTATCGAATTCTCGATGTGACGCAAACCGGCTGGGCGAACGGCCGTCCGGTATACGAGATCCACGCCGAAGTCGTCCCCCATTCCCAGCCACAACATTCGCCGGCATCAGCTACGGAGCACTCGAACCACTCGAATTCGCCAGGCCGGGAAACGAACCGCGCCGATACGAATCCCGCTGGTCGCCGCGAATCGTCGGAACGCGGCACCGATAGCGCGCCTGCACATAGGCTGGTTCGGCCGGAAAACCCCGATTCCGGCACGCCTGCCACCCCCGGCAACAGAGCACCACACCCGTCGGCAACCGGTCATCCACCGCACACCACTCCGCAGCCCGGCCGTACCGAACAACCGCGCACCCCCGGTCCGACGACGACGCACCCAGTCGGGCGGGCCCCCGCAGAGACCACTCCGGCCGGGCAGCCTCACGAATCGCCGGCAGTCCGCAACGGCGAACCACCTGCATCGCACGCATCCGATTCATCAGCGTCTGCGCCCTCGGCGGCCCCGCGAACGACCAGCCCGATCGACGAGCAACCGACACGCGGTATAGAACCCGCTCACCCGAACTCCGCGGCGCGACTCGGCCCCGAGCCACATGGACGGGACAGTGATACAACTCCGGCAAGCACCGGACAGTCACATCGGGAACCACCCGCGCGGCACGACGGCGAGACGCCGTCGCGAAATGATCACCCCGCGAACCGGAATGATGCTCATCACGAGGCCGGGCGCTCACCATCGGAGCCGGCACACCGAGAGGAACAGCCGAGCCGAACCGAAGCCGAGCGTTCCGAACATCGTTCATCGAACGAGGCGGATCCGCGTCGAGTCGACGAAACCACGGGCGATCAACGGCGTGCACTGCGTGCCTACACCGACCCGGACGCCCACCTCTACACCGACCTGAACACCCGCCTGCGCGGTGGCATCGATCTCGACCCGGCACAACATCAACTAGCCCAGGATATTTCGGCTGCTCTCGACAATTTGCCGCCTCACACCGGTACCGTCTGGCGCGGCACCTCGCTGACGCCCGAAGAGATCGCGAGGTACGTACCTGGCGAGACCGTGACAGAAGCCGCCTTCACCAGCACGTCACGCGATCCCAGACGCATCTTCACCGGCAATGTCGAGTTCGTCGTCCACTCCAGTACCGGCCGTGACATTTCCGGCCACTCTCTGCGCCCTGGAGAACAGGAAGTCCTCTTCGACCGAAATACGACCTTCGAGGTTCGCGGCGTCGTCCACGACCCCAACGCTGGTTTGTTCGGGCGCACACGCATCTACCTCTACGAGACTCCGCCGCACGTGGGCGACAACCCCGTGGAGCACCCTGGCGACCACGAGCAGCCGGATGCCGACCACACGGACGAGCAGCCGGCGCACCCCGCCGATCCCGAGCATCCGGTTGCGCACGGCACCGACCGAACCGCAATCGGCGACGACCCACAGACCCGCCGTGTCTACGAAAACCTCCGCAACGAAGGCGAACACGACGTCATCGTCCACGGAAACCGCTTCGGTCGCCCGACCCCAGGCCACGAGAACGAGACCAGTCCAGAACGCGTCGCCGAGGCCATTCGCAACAATCCCCACTACGAACCCGGCACCCCGGTTCGGCTGGTCTCCTGCCACGCCGGAAACGAAATCGGCTGGGCCCAGCAACTCGCCAATGAGCTGGGTGCGCCGGTACGCGCACCGTCCGACACGGTCGGCGTGCGGCAGTCCCCCGATTCGCCCGCAGTTGTCCACGACGGTGGGCACTGGGTTACCTTCCATCCCGGCGAACCCACCCAGGCGCCTGAGCCAACACACCATGAACCGACGAGCGATGGGGAGTCCATCAGGTCGACCACCGACGGTCGCCTTGATGAATGGGACATCATGGACAGTGGGCCGCCGCCGGAGGATTCGGGCGGCAACGAGCATCGCCCCGGCGAAGATCCGGACTACCCGACACTTTCCGAAAAGACCCACCAGCGTGTGCTCGATTCCGATCTCTTTCTCCGTGAGTCCGGAATCGATCCCACCACAGTGCACGGAGATCTGCCGAGCAACCACCCCGAGCGCGTACGCCTAGCCGGTGTAATCGCCAATACCAGATTTCCGAGGCAAGCTGGGGATCTACCTGCCCGAGTAGCGCGGTTTGTCGCAGATTCCAGCACGCCGGGAGATCCCATATCATTCGTCGACCGATATGAGTATGCCCGAGCCAAATTCACAGAATTTCAGCGGCAAATCGATCTTTCGGAAAAGCCAGCCAACGAGTCCGGCAAGGCATATGCGGCACGCATGTTCAATTTGTCGGACGTTGCGTCGGACCTGTCGGCCGATATGCAGGAAGTAGCTGAACTCGGGTTTCACGCTGCCACCATCGAACCAGATGCGATGGGCGATGGCCTACAGGACTCGGTGCGACAGATCGAAAAGCTCGGCTTCCAGGAAGCAGCCGGCGCCGCCTATCACGCGGCAAAACACATCGAGGAATTACCGATAGTCGAGCGCGACGGGCTTTCGACCATAGAGGCATACCATGCGAGTGCGGCCCAAACTGTACGAACTGGAACTCTGGTCGCCAGAGAGACGGAATCCGACGGCACCGTTAAACTTGTATATCACCGCAGTATCATAGACGGAGACGAAAACACCAAGATGGAAGCCATCGTGAAAGTTGCAGCGGACGGTAGTGCGCGGATGGCGTCCTACGGC